The Rhizobium grahamii DNA window CGCGACCATCAAGCGGGTTCATTCCCGGGGTGTGACGATCATCTGGATCGAGCATGTTCTGAACGCCCTGACCGCAGTTGCCGAACGCTTGCTGGTGCTCAATTTCGGTCGGGTGATTGGCATTGGTGCGCCTGACGACATCATGGCTTCGCGCGCCGTGCGTGAGATCTATCTGGGAATGGAGGTCTGATGCCGAACCTTCTCGAAACCTGCGGGTTGACCGCGTTCTATGGCGACTTCCAGGCAATCTTCGGCGTGGACATGCAGCTTCAGGCCGGCGAGACGATCGCGGTGATCGGCGCCAACGGGGCTGGCAAGTCGACCCTGATGCGCTCGATCGCCGGCGTGATCGCCAACCGTTCCGACATGATCCTTCATAGTGGCGAGCCGATTGGGTCGATCGACGCCGCCGATGTCGTCAGGCGCGGCATCGCCCTCGTGCCCGAGGGTCGTCGGCTCTTTCCGTCGCTGACGGTCGAAGAAAACCTTCAGATCGGCAGCTATGGAAAAAGGGACGCCGGTTATTGGTCGCTGAACACGGTCTATGAGTTGTTTCCCGTCTTGAGGGAGCGGCGTCGCAATCCAGCAACGGCTCTTTCTGGAGGCCAGCAGCAGATGGTGGCGATCGGCAGGGCGTTGATGTCCAACCCGGAAGTTCTCCTTTGCGACGAGCTCAGCCTCGGGCTCGCCCCTGTTGTGATCAAGGATATCTACGGCGCCTTTGCAAAGATCCGTGCCTCAGGTGCAGCGATCGTGATTGTCGAGCAGGACATCGCGCAGGCGCTGAAGGTCGCGGACCGGGTCTACTGCATGA harbors:
- a CDS encoding ABC transporter ATP-binding protein yields the protein MPNLLETCGLTAFYGDFQAIFGVDMQLQAGETIAVIGANGAGKSTLMRSIAGVIANRSDMILHSGEPIGSIDAADVVRRGIALVPEGRRLFPSLTVEENLQIGSYGKRDAGYWSLNTVYELFPVLRERRRNPATALSGGQQQMVAIGRALMSNPEVLLCDELSLGLAPVVIKDIYGAFAKIRASGAAIVIVEQDIAQALKVADRVYCMMEGRITLTGRPAELDRADIHAAYFGASTDELA